CTTCATAAAAAGGACTGACCACAAGCTGTCCAATCTGCATTTCTCGAAACAACGGGAAAACACTCCCACTATGATCCTGATCCTCATGAGTAACAATCAACGCATCCAGCTGATGGATGCCCCGGGATTTAAGAAAGGGCAGGATAATCTGCTTGGCTGTTTCATCCCCTGCTTTTTGAAAAGTCAGCGGACCAGCTGCATCAATCATCAATACACCGCTTCTGTAGGGAAGCTCTATGATAAAAGAGTCCCCCTGGCCGACATCCAGCATGGTTACAGCACCCTTGTCAGAGAAATAAGGAATCGCACTGTATATCATCAGCACCCCCACCGCTCCACAAGCAGCCAGAAAGGCTGTAATCCGTTTCTTTTTCGACCAGCATATAACCATAAGGATGAAGCATGTGCTATAGAGCAGGATCACAGAAGAAGGAACAGCACCGATTACCCAGGGGATATCCATATAGGAAGTCACTCCTTTGGACACGTCCATAACGTATTCATGCAACTGAAAGACAAAAGAAGAGAAGGGTCCAGCTGTTTGCGGCAGCAGAAAACTGCAGGCAAAGACGAGAAAAAGAAGTGGAATAAATACAAAAGAGAAGTAGGGAACCAAGACGGTATTCACAAATAAGGAGAGCGGCTGGAATTCGTAGAAGTAGTGTACTTGAAGGGATAGGATCGATAATTGACTGATGAGGCTGATAACGGCCGATTGGAGAACAGCATTCGAGTATTGTTTAAGAATGGGCAACGACAGAATGAGACTGAATGTAACCAGAAAGGAAAATTGAAAACCGATATGGTGGAAGTAGGAAGGATTAAGGAGAAGAAGAACGAACGCCGTCACGGACAGGAGGTCTGATAACGGAATCCGTATTTTTAAAAAGGAAAAAAGAAGAAGAACGAGTGCCATCGATCCTGCTCGGATGACCGAAGGCGCCGATCCAGCAAAAACGATATAGAAAGGCAGGAAGAACATAAGGAACAGAGAGGCTTGACGTCGTGTTGCCACCCCGCTTCGGAAAAGAACGAGATACATGCCCCCGACGGTCAATCCGACATGCAGACCGGAAATCGCGAGAACATGAGCCAGGTTAAATTTCCGAAACCAGAACAAGGTATCCTCCGGAAGCTCCCGTGAATCCCCGAAGAGAAGCGCCCTCATCCAAGGATATAACGAAGGTTCTACCTGCTCCTCTAAAGCATCCATCATATTTTTTCTGAATTCAAACAAATAACTTAGAAAAGATTGCCCTTCACACTCCACGTCACTAAGCGAGGCAAGTGTGATTTGTTGATATACCCCTTTGGAAGCCATGTAATTCTTATAATCAAAATTACCGGGATTTCTAGCTCCTTCTATTTGTTCAACATCACCGACACCAACACACGAGGCTCCATGCGGCCAATCAGGTACAGGCCCTTCCTCCTCTTTAAACAGACGGAGAATAAATCCGGTACCATCGGAAGTTTTAATTATTGTCTGATAGGTATGGCTCGTTTCTGTTCTATTTGAGGAGAGCGTCCCTTGAAAACTCCGCGCTTTTTCCGCTTCAAAGGGAGGAGACTCAGGGAGAGGGAGGTAGGACCAGCCGAGGATAAAAAAAGAGGCGAGGATAAAACACCAGTAGGTTTGTTTTCTATGGATGAACAGCCACACCACAACAAGGAAACCCATTACAAGTTGAATCGCGATGCTTTGTATAGCAGTTACCCCGCCAAGCACGAAGGCCAGGACGGGGACATGCCATATCCCCTTCCACATCATTCAGAATAACGGAAGAGTTCGTCCGCCTTTTTTCTCAAATGTTGGACGTCAGGATCTTCATAATGTTCCAGTTTGTCGAGAAGTTCAACCATGAGCTGTTGATGCTCCACGTGCATCGGCTCCCGTTCAATAGCGACTTTCTGAATGCGTACACCTGCCTGCTGAAGCATTTCGACCGCATAAGGATCATTCTTATAGTCTTCACTATAATAAACAGCTTGAATACCAGCTTGAATGATGGCTTTTGTACAGTGAAGGCACGGAAAGTGAGTGACGTAAATTTCTGCATTTTCCGTTGCAACACCGAACTTGGCACATTGAAGAAGGGCGTTCATTTCTGCATGAATGGTACGTACACAATGGCCGTCCACCACATAGCACCCTTCATCGATACAATGGACACCGCCTGATACGCTGCCGTTATATCCTCCTGCGATCATTCGTTTATCTCTAACAATGACTGCCCCGACGGCGAGCCGCTGACAAGTGCTTCGAGACTTCAGCAAGTAACTCTGGGACATGAAATATTGATTCCAAGTAATCCGTTCCATTTTATGTACTCCTCCTATTTATTCTCCTTCAGTTTACTCTCCCGAAACACCGGTCGTCAAACGATCAAGGAGCCCTTATACTGTCCCTCATATTCTCAAGGGTCTTCTCTCCTATCCCGGGTACATTCACTAGATCATCAACAGATGCAAAAGGGCCGTTCTCTTCCCTGTATTGGATGATCGCCTCAGCCTTAGAAGGACCAATTCCCGGTAGTGTCTCCATTTCCGCCGCAGTCGCTTGATTGACGGCCAGCTTCTCTCCCACCGCTGAAGCACTCGGACCGGGTACGGCCGCTTCTTCAGCAGCACTCGGTACCAAAACGACCATCTCGTCCTGGAGGATCTGTGCTAAATTCACCTGAAGCGGGTCTGCAAATTCCGTCATACCGCCCGCCTCACGAATTACATCGTCCACCCGCATTCCCGGGCGGACGACATATACGCCCGGCTTGCTCACTTCTCCCTTTACATCCACACGGAACGTTGCAGTCTCTTCTTGCTTCGCCTCTGCTTCCTCTTCGTGTTTAGCTTCCACTTTCTCTACCGCTGCCGGTGTAGGTGACATCGATTCCCGCCAGTAAAGAAGAAGAATGATCAAGAGAGGGGCTCCCAGCCATAGGTACCTTTTCCATTTGGTCATGGCAGTGGACCTCCTTTCATATATTTGATTTTGGAGAATATGGATAATTAGATAAGGATAAAGGGAGGGATTCCATTTGAATATAGGAATCATCGGAACTGGAAACATGGGAAATCTGCTGGTAACCAGTTTTATTAGAAGTGGTGCGGTCGCAGAAAAAGACATTACCATATTCAACCGGACGCCGGCAAAAGCGGACGCATTAAAAGATCAATTCCCAACCATTCAGGTGGCGGAAAATTTAGCGGCCCTTCAGAAGAACAGCGATATCGTATTCCTTTGTGTGAAACCGCATAACTACAAGGATGTGTTGGATGCCTTAAAAGCAGGATGGAGCGAACAGCAATGCCTCATTTCCATTACAAGCCCGGTCTCTGTTTCACAGCTGGAAGAGGTGACTCCGTGTCAGGTCGCAAGAATCGTCCCTTCGATCACAAATCACGCACTGGCAGGAGTAAGTCTGTTCACATTCAGCGACAGAGTGACAGCATCCAACCGTGCTCTGTTAGAAAAATTATTTGAAAACATTTCCACGCCGATAGATATCCAAGAAGAACATATCAGAGTCTCTTCCGATATCGTTTCGTGCGGTCCAGCCTTCATCAGTTATTTACTTAGTAATTGGATTAAGGCAGCAGGAGAAGTTGCCGGCCTGCCGGAAGATAAAGCGACGGCATTGACCGAAGAAATGGTGGTGGGACTTGGAGAGCTGCTCTCCCAAAAGGTGATGACCCTTGAAGAGCTGATGGCCAAAGTGACCGTGAAGGGCGGGGTTACCGGAGAAGGACTTCAGGCGTTGGAAGACAATATAGGTCCTTTGTTTCAAAAGATGTTTGAAGCAACCCAGAAGAAGCATAAAGAGGATAAAGCAACAATTGATTTAAGCTAAATAACGTATTCGACAAAAGCTGCCTGTTTCCTGCAAAAAAAAAGAGTCCGACTAAAAATCGGACTCTTTGCAGGCTGTGGAGCAACTTCAACTTCCAATCATATATGATCAACAGACTTAGCTTCCTTAACATAGAACGTTTATTTTTCAGAAAAAAACGCCTCGGCTAAAATTTATTAAGGCAGATGCCTCAGTGGAATGGTCCCCATTTAGAGGAGTTCCTCCTATAGATATCATTTGCTTTCCTTTTGACAAACGAACAGAAGCCTATCTCCTTCTTGTGAAGGCTGTTTACGAAAGTCGGCATAAATGCCTTTCAAAAGAAAGCCTGCATCTTTGAGCCAGGTTGCCAAATCTTCTGTCTGGTACCCCTGTTGGTAGTGAACTTCATCAAAACGATTATACAAACCATTCGTCTGAACGAAGAACGTCAAATCATGGACGAAGCTGTTCTCTTTTTCACCAGGATCACAAAACCATACATAAGATAAATCGTCATACACTTCGGCAAATGTGGCACCTAAAAGGTCTTGTTGAATATGCTCTATAGAATGAACATCAAACAAGAATAGACCATCCTTACCAAGAGCTTCGTGAATATGGCGGAAAGAATCCTTTACCGCATCCTCTTCTGTTACGTAGTTGATAACATCACAGTAACTGATGATACAATCTACATCATGGAAGCCACTCAAGGATGTCATATCCTGCCTATGCCAGGCAATCGGAGCCTTTGGATCCTTTTGCTGAGCAATGGTCAGCATATCGGAAGAAAGATCGATGCCCGTCATATGGTATCCACGTTTGTGAAGGCGATGGGTGATTTCACCGGTTCCACAACCCAGATCAATAATGGCTGCAGCTTTCGGATGGAATTTCTTCAGCATACGATCCGTGAATTCAACCCAGCGGTCATAAGGAGCATCCTCCATCAGACGATCATATACTTGCGCCATCTCCCTATAGCTCACTTTAACTGCCGATCCCTTCTACAGGAACAGTATCCGCATCTCCCCATAGTCTTTCGAGGTTATAATAGTGGCGTTCATCTTTGTGGAAAATGTGACAAACAACGTCATTCAGATCCACCAGTATCCAACGCGCCTGCTCAAAACCTTCCATTCTTTTCACTTCGATCCCTTGCTCTTCGGCCTGGTTTTTCAATTCCCTTGCAATCGCCTGCACTTGACGTTCATTTGATCCCTCACAGATCAGAAAATAATCGGCAATCAGCGATACTTCGGCCATATCTAGTACGACAATGTCGTTTGCTCTTTTTTCGTCACAGGCCTGTGCGGCCAGTGTCACTAGTTCTTTGCTTTCCAATGAGTTTCCTCCCTTAATCCTCCATAACTTTTATCCTTTAAGAATAAAAGTTAGATTAAATCATTATATGCATGAAACGTGTCCGGATAAACGGTCCTTTCCTTACTAATTAGAAATACGATGGTATTCTTCAAGGCAAGGGCACATGCTTGCTCCAGATTAGTTTCTGCAATTTCCCGCACTTCATCAACCCCGGGGAAGTTACGGCCAGGTTCTATATAATCAGCCAGAAATACGACCTTGTCTAATGGAGACATGTGTTTCTTTCCTGTGGTATGGTAAGTGATCGCCGAAAGAACCGCCTCATCTTCGAGTCCCAGCTCCTGTTCCAGCATCAATGCCCCTACAGGTCCGTGCCACAATTCGTGGTGGTAATGCAGCAGGTCTTTCGGCAGGCGCCTGTCCTGCTTAATCCAGCGCTCCATCAAGTTTCTGGGCATATACTTTGCATAATCGTGGAGGGCTGCAGCAAGCTCCGCCTGCGATTTATCCACTCCGAAACGGGAAGCAAGCTCAATCGCAGTGTCCGCCACCCTTACTGTGTGTTCATACCGCTCCGGCTTTAAATACGGTTTCACATATGCCAGCGCTTGTTCACGAGTCAGTTTCATATAGACCATACTCCTTCATGTATTGTGTGACGGATTCGGGGACTATATAGCGGATACTCTTTCCGGCAGCGACCCTCTCCCTGATCACAGTCGAAGAAATGTCTACAGATGGGATATCGACGAATTCGACGGGTATTTCATGGCTGCGTTCATACCCAGGGCGGTTCACCCCTACAAACTGGACGATATCCACCAACTCCTCAATCCTGTTCCACTTCGGCAGATGTTCTACCATGTCTCCGCCGATAATGAAATAGAAAATGACTTCCGGATACAGCCGCTTTAAATCACGCATGGTATCGACTGTATAAGACGTGCCTTCCCGCTTTCTTTCAATATCACACACTCGGAAGTCCGGATGGCCGCTGATGGCACGTTCCACCATGGCCACCCGCTTATCGGCATCCGTAGAAGCCTCTTCCTTGTGCGGTGGAATATAAGAAGGCATGAACCAAACCTCGTCGAGGCCCATTTCTTCATACACATACTCGGCCATCGTTAAGTGTCCGAGGTGGGGTGGATCGAAGGTTCCGCCGAGTATTCCAATCCTCTTCATATCTAAACTCCTTTAAGGTAGTTCGATTTGTTTGTTTTCTTCGGATTCTTTATACAAAATAATCGTGTTTCCAATCAGTTGAACGAGCTCAGCTCCTGTTGCTTCTACAATTTCGTCAGCCACCTGACGATTATCCTCAAAGCAGTTTTGGAGAATACTCACTTTAATTAACTCCCGTTTCTCCAGCGCTTCACTGATTTGAACGGTCATATTTTCATTAACACCCGCTTTACCTACTTGAAAAATAGGCTGAATCGGATGAGATATTGTTCTCAGATGCTTTTTCTGTTTACTTGTTAACATTCTATACCCCTTTCAACTTTTGTTCGAACTCTTGAAGCAGCAGCTTGGACTCGGGACTGGTCCCTGTCCAAATGGAAAATGCATAAACTGCTTGCTGCAAAAGCATTTCATGGCCAAAATGGAGACGAGCTCCCCTCTTATCTGCTTCTGCCAGCAGTTTCGTCTTCATAGGACGATAAACAATATCGCTCACAACCGTCCCTTTTGTCAAGCGTTCCATAGCTATTATAAGGCTGTCTTCCTCAGGACTCATTCCTACAGTAGTTGTCTGGATAACCAGATCATACATGCCGAGTGTCTGCTCTGCGTCCGCTAAAGTAACAGCATCTGCTTTCCCATCAAACGGCAGCTCCTTGATCAGTTTCTCCGCGCGTTCTACGGTACGGTTAGATACGTTGACCTCCCGTATCCCTTCGCGTATTAATGCTTCGAATATACCACGCGCTGCGCCGCCGCTCCCGAGAAGAAGAGCTTTTGCACTGCCGTTGAATAAATCAGGATAGCGCTGCTTCAAAGAATAGACGAATCCGATTCCGTCTGTGTTATATCCGATCCAGCCCTCTTCCGTACACTTTACCGTATTGACCGCTCCAAGGTGGCGGGCGCTCGTGTCCAAGCCGTCCAGGTGTGCTATTATTTTCTCTTTATAAGGAACGGTTACATTAAACCCGTCAAGATTTTGCGTCTTCAGCCATGCCATTCGCTCATCAAATTGTTCCGGATCTATATCATAAAGTTTATATTCCCCGTTTAAACCTTGCTGTTGCATAAGCTGGTTATGAATCCAAGGCGACAAAGAGTGTCCGACCGGATGTCCAATCAATCCTAAGTTCAACAAAGGAACCCCTCCTATATCAAAGACTCTCTTAAAGATACCTTCACACCCTCAGGAGCATACGCCTGAACGGTCACTCCACCTTCAGGAACGGTTATCCATCCAAGACCTGAAAAGACGATATCCGTCTTATCCTCTTTGATCTTTAATGTGTGCCCTTTTAACGGCGGGAGTTTTTCCTTGGTTGCAGCATCTGGTGGAGAAAGCAGCTCTCCCAGGTGGTTCTGATACAAATCATCAGCCTTTTCCAACTTTGTCCTATGGATGGAGAGTTCATTGGAAACGTAACATATAAATGAACTTCTGGAGCCGGTCTCAAAGTCAAGTCTGGCAAGTCCACCAATGAACAATGTCTGCTCTTCGTTTAATTGGTACACCTTTGGCTTAACTTCTTTACGCGGTGTAATTAACTTTAGATCCTTATCTGATACATAATGAGCCATTTGATGACGGTGGATAACACCAGGCGTATCATAGAGTGAACTGTCATTATCCAGAGGAATATCAATAAAGCCGAGTGTTGTGCCAGGGAAATAGGAAGTTGTAATAGCGTCTTTCACTCCAGATGTATTTGAGATCAATGTATTAATAAACGTTGATTTACCAACGTTCGTCGTTCCGACCACATAAACATCTCCGCCATTTCGGTAACGGTCGATTGCCGCTGAGAGGGTCTCTATGCCTTCGTTTTTCTCCGCGGAAATTAGATAAACATCTTCGACTTCCAAACCATTCTCTCTTGCCGACCGCTTCAACCAATGTTTAACCTTACCGTGGTTGACCGACTTTGGAAGGACATCCATCTTATTACCAACAAGCAGAACCGGATTGTTACCCGTCAGACGTTTCAATCCTGGAATAAAGCTTCCGTTAAAGTCGAAGATATCAACAAGCTGGACAATTAATCCGTCTGTTGCGCTTATTTGATTAAGCATTTCCAGAAAATCAT
This sequence is a window from Bacillus sp. SB49. Protein-coding genes within it:
- a CDS encoding DNA internalization-related competence protein ComEC/Rec2, which gives rise to MVWLFIHRKQTYWCFILASFFILGWSYLPLPESPPFEAEKARSFQGTLSSNRTETSHTYQTIIKTSDGTGFILRLFKEEEGPVPDWPHGASCVGVGDVEQIEGARNPGNFDYKNYMASKGVYQQITLASLSDVECEGQSFLSYLFEFRKNMMDALEEQVEPSLYPWMRALLFGDSRELPEDTLFWFRKFNLAHVLAISGLHVGLTVGGMYLVLFRSGVATRRQASLFLMFFLPFYIVFAGSAPSVIRAGSMALVLLLFSFLKIRIPLSDLLSVTAFVLLLLNPSYFHHIGFQFSFLVTFSLILSLPILKQYSNAVLQSAVISLISQLSILSLQVHYFYEFQPLSLFVNTVLVPYFSFVFIPLLFLVFACSFLLPQTAGPFSSFVFQLHEYVMDVSKGVTSYMDIPWVIGAVPSSVILLYSTCFILMVICWSKKKRITAFLAACGAVGVLMIYSAIPYFSDKGAVTMLDVGQGDSFIIELPYRSGVLMIDAAGPLTFQKAGDETAKQIILPFLKSRGIHQLDALIVTHEDQDHSGSVFPLFREMQIGQLVVSPFYEGETIADKTEVIEAGDVLEIGSYRFEVLHPNEDQNDANRNSLVLASELGGKRWLFTGDVPLEVEDEILSGHPDIHTDVLKVGHHGSRTSTSESFLEQLSVEYAWISVGRNNRYGHPHEEVTQRLEERGTVIFRTDLHGAVSYIFSGQSGTFRTYLPYNASRE
- a CDS encoding ComE operon protein 2, with amino-acid sequence MERITWNQYFMSQSYLLKSRSTCQRLAVGAVIVRDKRMIAGGYNGSVSGGVHCIDEGCYVVDGHCVRTIHAEMNALLQCAKFGVATENAEIYVTHFPCLHCTKAIIQAGIQAVYYSEDYKNDPYAVEMLQQAGVRIQKVAIEREPMHVEHQQLMVELLDKLEHYEDPDVQHLRKKADELFRYSE
- a CDS encoding helix-hairpin-helix domain-containing protein, which produces MTKWKRYLWLGAPLLIILLLYWRESMSPTPAAVEKVEAKHEEEAEAKQEETATFRVDVKGEVSKPGVYVVRPGMRVDDVIREAGGMTEFADPLQVNLAQILQDEMVVLVPSAAEEAAVPGPSASAVGEKLAVNQATAAEMETLPGIGPSKAEAIIQYREENGPFASVDDLVNVPGIGEKTLENMRDSIRAP
- the comER gene encoding late competence protein ComER — protein: MNIGIIGTGNMGNLLVTSFIRSGAVAEKDITIFNRTPAKADALKDQFPTIQVAENLAALQKNSDIVFLCVKPHNYKDVLDALKAGWSEQQCLISITSPVSVSQLEEVTPCQVARIVPSITNHALAGVSLFTFSDRVTASNRALLEKLFENISTPIDIQEEHIRVSSDIVSCGPAFISYLLSNWIKAAGEVAGLPEDKATALTEEMVVGLGELLSQKVMTLEELMAKVTVKGGVTGEGLQALEDNIGPLFQKMFEATQKKHKEDKATIDLS
- a CDS encoding class I SAM-dependent DNA methyltransferase, translating into MAQVYDRLMEDAPYDRWVEFTDRMLKKFHPKAAAIIDLGCGTGEITHRLHKRGYHMTGIDLSSDMLTIAQQKDPKAPIAWHRQDMTSLSGFHDVDCIISYCDVINYVTEEDAVKDSFRHIHEALGKDGLFLFDVHSIEHIQQDLLGATFAEVYDDLSYVWFCDPGEKENSFVHDLTFFVQTNGLYNRFDEVHYQQGYQTEDLATWLKDAGFLLKGIYADFRKQPSQEGDRLLFVCQKESK
- the rsfS gene encoding ribosome silencing factor, whose translation is MESKELVTLAAQACDEKRANDIVVLDMAEVSLIADYFLICEGSNERQVQAIARELKNQAEEQGIEVKRMEGFEQARWILVDLNDVVCHIFHKDERHYYNLERLWGDADTVPVEGIGS
- the yqeK gene encoding bis(5'-nucleosyl)-tetraphosphatase (symmetrical) YqeK — encoded protein: MKLTREQALAYVKPYLKPERYEHTVRVADTAIELASRFGVDKSQAELAAALHDYAKYMPRNLMERWIKQDRRLPKDLLHYHHELWHGPVGALMLEQELGLEDEAVLSAITYHTTGKKHMSPLDKVVFLADYIEPGRNFPGVDEVREIAETNLEQACALALKNTIVFLISKERTVYPDTFHAYNDLI
- a CDS encoding nicotinate-nucleotide adenylyltransferase — translated: MKRIGILGGTFDPPHLGHLTMAEYVYEEMGLDEVWFMPSYIPPHKEEASTDADKRVAMVERAISGHPDFRVCDIERKREGTSYTVDTMRDLKRLYPEVIFYFIIGGDMVEHLPKWNRIEELVDIVQFVGVNRPGYERSHEIPVEFVDIPSVDISSTVIRERVAAGKSIRYIVPESVTQYMKEYGLYETDS
- the yhbY gene encoding ribosome assembly RNA-binding protein YhbY — its product is MLTSKQKKHLRTISHPIQPIFQVGKAGVNENMTVQISEALEKRELIKVSILQNCFEDNRQVADEIVEATGAELVQLIGNTIILYKESEENKQIELP
- the aroE gene encoding shikimate dehydrogenase produces the protein MLNLGLIGHPVGHSLSPWIHNQLMQQQGLNGEYKLYDIDPEQFDERMAWLKTQNLDGFNVTVPYKEKIIAHLDGLDTSARHLGAVNTVKCTEEGWIGYNTDGIGFVYSLKQRYPDLFNGSAKALLLGSGGAARGIFEALIREGIREVNVSNRTVERAEKLIKELPFDGKADAVTLADAEQTLGMYDLVIQTTTVGMSPEEDSLIIAMERLTKGTVVSDIVYRPMKTKLLAEADKRGARLHFGHEMLLQQAVYAFSIWTGTSPESKLLLQEFEQKLKGV
- the yqeH gene encoding ribosome biogenesis GTPase YqeH, with the protein product MAVIQCQGCGVEIQTTNPAEAGYAPASALEREDIICKRCFRLKHYNEVQDVPYQDDDFLEMLNQISATDGLIVQLVDIFDFNGSFIPGLKRLTGNNPVLLVGNKMDVLPKSVNHGKVKHWLKRSARENGLEVEDVYLISAEKNEGIETLSAAIDRYRNGGDVYVVGTTNVGKSTFINTLISNTSGVKDAITTSYFPGTTLGFIDIPLDNDSSLYDTPGVIHRHQMAHYVSDKDLKLITPRKEVKPKVYQLNEEQTLFIGGLARLDFETGSRSSFICYVSNELSIHRTKLEKADDLYQNHLGELLSPPDAATKEKLPPLKGHTLKIKEDKTDIVFSGLGWITVPEGGVTVQAYAPEGVKVSLRESLI